A single region of the Vicia villosa cultivar HV-30 ecotype Madison, WI linkage group LG4, Vvil1.0, whole genome shotgun sequence genome encodes:
- the LOC131597240 gene encoding uncharacterized protein LOC131597240, producing the protein MTSSSNSQQKVSPSQQQQEQQQQQNVPQKNCLIPMDELKVLGEMMVDFENLDERDIHLKDNMIFQGWEAFLYRLCGPIFPELVKEFWVHASLMPKSFLSFVHGEEISITENLLKRLFGLETIEGVSGAIVGRTDWDAVYAEIFKPGKESTSIKELKDPYRIWAKILLGCIYHRKATVSPNYVNKDQQYILYCIGNKEKVDLPFIIFNHMWNHVRDSREQARLKSTKYKRNIIPFGRIITDLLVQTRLVGDLEKAGIVIDPYAICGSTMNAHTLKKMNLIETIAATPSVDHEILTIRAPALADFELFLKNEHPNIVVKYMKLCKEEGSAYDPVWISNKELLTTADQVPEKEEEKKKKKRKQDQQEGRKDKKEKKEE; encoded by the coding sequence ATGACTTCTTCATCAAACTCTCAACAAAAGGTTTCACCTTCTcagcaacaacaagaacaacaacaacaacaaaatgttCCTCAGAAGAATTGTCTAATTCCTATGGACGAATTAAAAGTTCTTGGTGAAAtgatggttgattttgaaaatctggaTGAACGTGACATTCATTTGAAGGATAACATGATATTTCAGGGTTGGGAAGCGTTTCTCTATCGTCTGTGTGGACCAATTTTTCCAGAATTGGTTAAAGAGTTTTGGGTTCATGCATCTTTAATGCCAAAATCATTTCTGTCTTTTGTTCATGGAGAAGAGATCTCCATTACAGaaaatcttctcaaaagattgtttGGTCTGGAAACTATTGAAGGTGTTTCTGGAGCAATAGTAGGAAGAACAGATTGGGACGCTGTTTATGCAGAAATCTTCAAACCTGGAAAAGAGTCTACCAGCATCAAGGAATTGAAGGATCCTTACAGAATTTGGGCTAAGATCCTTCTGGGTTGCATATACCATAGAAAGGCAACTGTTTCTCCTAACTATGTCAACAAGGACCAACAgtacattctgtattgtattggtaataaagagaaggtggatctcccttTCATAattttcaaccacatgtggaatcatgtgagGGACTCTAGAGAGCAAGCCAGATTGAAGTCTACCAAGTACAAAAGGAACATCATACCCTTTGGAAGGATAATTACTGATCTTCTTGTTCAGACTAGATTGGTTGGTGATCTAGAAAAAGCAGGAATTGTTATAGATCCCTATGCAATATGTGGAAGTACAATGAATGCCCACACTCTGAAAAAGATGAATCTAATTGAGACAATTGCTGCTACTCCCAGCGTGGACCATGAAATCTTGACCATAAGGGCTCCTGCTCTGGCTGATTTTGAACTGTTTTTAAAAAATGAGCATCCTAACATTGTTGTCAAATATATGAAACTATGTAAAGAGGAAGGCTCTGCGTATGATCCTGTGTGGATAAGCAACAAAGAGCTTCTCACTACAGCTGATCAAGTACCagaaaaagaggaagagaaaaagaagaagaaaagaaagcaagACCAGCAAGAAGGAAGGAAagataagaaggaaaagaaagaagagtaG